One segment of Streptomyces sp. YIM 121038 DNA contains the following:
- a CDS encoding TetR family transcriptional regulator has translation MTSSTPRPHRHVTGSARRDAEETKAAIVRAARHLLARHAHADITLKAVAERAGVSPPLVLKYFGSKDALFAQIMSFETDAAAILDAPLADLGRHMVHHLLTSQAEQGADPILRIVFAPLHREHGYVLRANFRTQVVRRLGERLPGADAGLRAEMAVAMLLGLGVMYGIARGPHLRAMAIAEITERYAPAVQACLTPAC, from the coding sequence ATGACCAGCTCCACCCCGCGGCCGCACCGGCACGTGACGGGGTCCGCGCGCCGTGACGCCGAAGAGACCAAGGCCGCCATCGTGCGGGCGGCCCGGCATCTGCTCGCGCGGCACGCGCACGCCGACATCACCCTGAAGGCGGTGGCCGAGCGGGCGGGGGTGAGCCCGCCGCTCGTCCTGAAGTACTTCGGCAGCAAGGACGCGCTGTTCGCGCAGATCATGTCCTTCGAGACGGACGCCGCGGCCATCCTCGACGCGCCCCTGGCGGACCTCGGCCGCCACATGGTCCACCACCTGCTCACCAGCCAGGCCGAGCAGGGCGCCGACCCCATCCTGCGCATCGTCTTCGCCCCGCTGCACCGCGAGCACGGCTATGTGCTGCGCGCCAACTTCCGCACGCAGGTCGTGCGCAGGCTCGGCGAGCGCCTCCCGGGCGCGGACGCGGGGCTGCGCGCCGAGATGGCGGTGGCGATGCTGCTCGGCCTCGGAGTGATGTACGGCATCGCCCGCGGCCCCCATCTGCGGGCGATGGCGATCGCCGAGATCACCGAACGGTACGCGCCCGCCGTGCAGGCCTGTCTGACGCCCGCGTGTTGA
- a CDS encoding Gfo/Idh/MocA family oxidoreductase, translating to MTRFRVGLIGTGPWATATHAPVLAAHPDAELAGVWGRRPEAAAELAAAHATTAYEDVDALFAASDAVAFAVPPDVQAPLAARAARAGCHLLLDKPVATTAAAARALVTEVERAKVASVVFFTLRFAPPVADWLAERAGEGPWFTGRADWYSSFYAADGSGAFDSPWRASKGGLWDVGPHALSVLTAVLGEITTVTAAPGPADTVHLILRHAGGASSTAALTLRAPERATGVTLEFRGERGTASPEAFEETGWGDSGVAFQSAVSALVTAAHAGRPHACDVRFGARVTEILAAAEKQVAVLDGTEQQGRTRTRAS from the coding sequence ATGACCAGATTTCGTGTGGGCTTGATCGGTACGGGTCCCTGGGCGACCGCGACGCACGCGCCGGTGCTCGCCGCGCATCCGGACGCCGAGCTCGCCGGCGTGTGGGGCCGCCGCCCCGAGGCCGCCGCCGAGCTCGCGGCCGCGCACGCCACCACGGCGTACGAGGACGTGGACGCGCTCTTCGCCGCGAGCGACGCGGTCGCCTTCGCGGTGCCGCCGGACGTACAGGCGCCCCTGGCGGCGCGGGCCGCGCGGGCGGGCTGTCACCTGCTCCTCGACAAGCCGGTGGCCACGACCGCGGCGGCGGCTCGCGCCCTGGTCACGGAGGTGGAGCGGGCCAAGGTCGCCTCCGTGGTGTTCTTCACACTGCGGTTCGCCCCGCCCGTGGCCGACTGGCTGGCCGAGCGGGCCGGGGAGGGGCCGTGGTTCACCGGGCGCGCCGACTGGTACAGCTCGTTCTACGCGGCGGACGGGAGCGGCGCCTTCGACTCGCCGTGGCGGGCGAGCAAGGGCGGCCTGTGGGACGTCGGGCCGCACGCGCTGTCCGTCCTGACGGCCGTGCTCGGCGAGATCACGACGGTGACGGCGGCCCCGGGACCGGCGGACACGGTCCATCTGATCCTGCGGCACGCGGGCGGCGCGTCCAGTACGGCGGCCCTGACGCTGCGCGCCCCGGAGCGGGCGACGGGCGTGACGCTGGAGTTCCGCGGCGAGCGCGGGACGGCCTCCCCGGAGGCCTTCGAAGAGACAGGGTGGGGCGATTCGGGCGTCGCGTTTCAGTCAGCTGTGAGCGCGCTCGTGACGGCGGCACATGCCGGACGGCCGCACGCGTGTGACGTGCGATTCGGCGCGCGCGTGACGGAGATCCTGGCAGCGGCGGAAAAGCAGGTGGCGGTGCTCGACGGCACGGAGCAACAGGGCCGAACGCGGACTCGGGCCTCTTGA
- a CDS encoding helix-turn-helix domain-containing protein, whose product MNKTALRALLRERRALIAPESHGFVRSTGQGRRAPGLSQHQVDQLLHRTLGTYHRLESGNYPNPPTALLRDVARLFGLNEQEWVSLCRYALLQDPPGPLHLSSGKEVPGVWREAVNGIAHIAYIADASWDMLVYNDACAAVFPGGEVPPNIMRWMVLSPVAREILLDWDTSWAPMLLPQLRGALATRPEDETLQQIEKEVLADPLAAPLYGADKPYPHPDGDERPLLHAEKGAGWVTMCAAQPLTAPGARMMILVFHPGRERVHPRAPMLRAT is encoded by the coding sequence ATGAACAAGACGGCGCTGCGCGCTCTGCTCCGTGAACGACGCGCCCTCATCGCCCCCGAATCGCACGGCTTCGTCCGCTCGACGGGGCAGGGCAGACGGGCACCGGGGCTCTCCCAGCATCAGGTGGACCAACTCCTGCATCGCACCCTTGGTACGTACCACCGCCTCGAGTCCGGCAACTACCCCAACCCACCGACGGCCCTCCTGCGCGACGTGGCCCGCCTGTTCGGGCTGAACGAGCAGGAATGGGTCTCTTTGTGCCGGTACGCCCTGCTCCAGGACCCGCCGGGGCCGCTGCACCTGTCGTCGGGCAAGGAGGTGCCGGGCGTCTGGCGCGAGGCTGTCAACGGCATCGCGCACATCGCGTACATCGCGGACGCGTCCTGGGACATGCTCGTGTACAACGACGCCTGCGCCGCCGTCTTCCCCGGGGGCGAGGTCCCGCCGAACATCATGCGCTGGATGGTCCTCAGCCCGGTGGCCCGCGAGATCCTCCTCGACTGGGACACCTCCTGGGCACCCATGCTGCTGCCGCAGCTGCGCGGGGCGCTCGCCACCCGGCCCGAGGACGAGACCCTCCAGCAGATCGAGAAGGAGGTCCTCGCCGACCCCCTGGCCGCCCCGCTGTACGGCGCGGACAAGCCCTACCCCCACCCCGACGGCGACGAGCGGCCCCTGCTGCACGCCGAGAAGGGCGCGGGCTGGGTCACCATGTGCGCCGCCCAGCCGCTGACCGCTCCGGGCGCCCGGATGATGATCCTGGTGTTCCACCCCGGACGGGAGCGCGTCCACCCGCGGGCGCCGATGCTGCGGGCCACCTGA
- the asnB gene encoding asparagine synthase (glutamine-hydrolyzing) has translation MCGITGWVSFDRELRTEGRVLDAMTETMACRGPDDRGTWAQGPAALGHRRLAVIDLPGGRQPMTAATPGGTVALVYSGETYNFTELRAELAGLGHAFTTESDTEVVLRGYLQWGEEVAERLNGMYAFAVWDGPRQRLVMVRDRMGIKPFYYRPTSDGVLFGSEPKAILAHPLARARVTVDGLREVFAFVKTPGHAVWDGMREVEPGTVVTVDRRGLRTRTYWRLETRPHPHGRDETVATVRSLLDDIVRRQLVSDVPRCVLLSGGLDSSALSALAAHQLKGAGETLRSFSVDFTGQSDHFVADELRGTPDSPYAHDVARLAGTDHRDIVLDAQTLADPQVRAKMLTARDMPVGFGDMDASLYLLFQAIREHSTVALSGESADEVFGGYLQFFDEQARRGTTFPWLVRHAETLGDEAGLLRRDVLDTLDLRSYVGDSYAGAVAAVERLDGESDFEYRMRTISQLYLTRFVRVLLDRKDRASMAVGLEVRVPFCDHRLVEYVYNAPWALKTFDGREKSLLREAAADRLPQSVYDRVKSPYPSTQDPKYAFALQEHAKDLLARPGHPVFDLVDRDALRRLAHRETPQIRPASRRGMERALDLAVWLDLYEPEIALG, from the coding sequence ATGTGCGGCATCACCGGGTGGGTCTCGTTCGACCGTGAGCTGCGGACCGAGGGCCGGGTCCTGGACGCGATGACGGAGACGATGGCCTGTCGCGGTCCGGACGACCGCGGCACCTGGGCACAGGGCCCCGCGGCGCTCGGCCACCGGCGCCTGGCCGTCATCGACCTGCCCGGCGGCCGCCAGCCCATGACCGCGGCCACGCCCGGCGGCACGGTCGCGCTCGTGTACTCCGGCGAGACGTACAACTTCACCGAGCTGCGCGCCGAACTGGCCGGGCTCGGGCACGCCTTCACCACCGAGTCCGACACCGAGGTCGTGCTGCGCGGCTACCTCCAGTGGGGCGAGGAGGTGGCCGAGCGGCTCAACGGGATGTACGCCTTCGCCGTGTGGGACGGCCCCCGTCAGCGGCTCGTCATGGTGCGCGACCGCATGGGCATCAAGCCCTTCTACTACCGCCCGACGTCCGACGGCGTCCTCTTCGGCTCCGAGCCCAAGGCGATCCTCGCCCACCCGCTGGCCCGGGCGCGCGTGACCGTCGACGGGCTGCGTGAGGTGTTCGCCTTCGTGAAGACGCCGGGGCACGCCGTGTGGGACGGCATGCGCGAGGTCGAGCCCGGCACCGTCGTCACCGTGGACCGCCGGGGCCTGCGCACCCGCACCTACTGGCGCCTGGAGACGCGGCCGCACCCGCACGGCCGCGACGAGACCGTGGCCACCGTCCGCTCCCTGCTCGACGACATCGTCCGCCGCCAGCTCGTGTCCGACGTGCCGCGCTGTGTGCTGCTCTCCGGCGGCCTCGACTCCTCCGCCCTCTCGGCGCTCGCCGCCCACCAGCTCAAGGGCGCGGGCGAGACGCTGCGCAGCTTCTCCGTCGACTTCACCGGGCAGAGCGACCACTTCGTGGCGGACGAGCTGCGCGGGACGCCGGATTCCCCCTACGCGCACGACGTGGCGCGGCTCGCGGGCACCGACCACCGCGACATCGTCCTCGACGCGCAGACGCTGGCCGACCCCCAGGTGCGGGCGAAGATGCTGACCGCGCGCGACATGCCCGTCGGCTTCGGCGACATGGACGCTTCGCTGTACCTGCTCTTCCAGGCGATCCGCGAACACTCCACGGTCGCCCTGTCCGGCGAGTCGGCGGACGAGGTCTTCGGCGGCTATCTGCAGTTCTTCGACGAACAGGCGCGGCGCGGCACTACCTTCCCCTGGCTGGTGCGGCACGCCGAGACCCTCGGCGACGAGGCGGGGCTGCTGCGCCGGGACGTCCTGGACACCCTGGACCTGCGGTCCTACGTCGGCGACAGCTACGCGGGGGCCGTGGCCGCGGTCGAACGCCTCGACGGCGAGAGCGACTTCGAGTACCGCATGCGCACGATCAGCCAGCTGTACCTGACGCGCTTCGTGCGGGTGCTGCTCGACCGCAAGGACCGGGCGAGCATGGCCGTCGGCCTGGAGGTGCGGGTGCCGTTCTGCGACCACCGCCTCGTCGAGTACGTCTACAACGCGCCCTGGGCCCTGAAGACCTTCGACGGCCGGGAGAAGTCGCTGCTGCGGGAGGCCGCCGCGGACCGGCTCCCCCAGTCGGTGTACGACCGGGTGAAGAGCCCTTACCCGTCGACGCAGGACCCGAAGTACGCCTTCGCGCTCCAGGAACACGCCAAGGACCTGCTCGCCCGGCCCGGACATCCGGTCTTCGACCTCGTGGACCGCGACGCGCTGCGGCGCCTCGCGCACCGCGAGACGCCGCAGATCAGGCCCGCCTCGCGGCGCGGCATGGAGCGCGCCCTCGATCTGGCCGTGTGGCTCGACCTCTACGAGCCGGAGATCGCGCTGGGCTGA